The genomic DNA tctggccaagaggcagcagcgacAGACACaaagttagctttacaccaaagaaaactgatgagataaataaataaataaataaaaacagataaaaataaGATGAAACAGTTCATTGATCTGAAACTATTGATtgtaatgaattattgaaggtagataatggaacagtgagctttagtgatttttgcagctcattcccgtCGTTGGGAGCGGCAAACTGgaaatgaggagcggccaaaggaggtgcgagcttcgggaataaccatagagattaagCTGCTGGAATAAAAACTGCTCCTCTGTCAGCAAAGTGTAAAATAGCCGCATCGATTGAatccgttttgccttggcccccaaaatgccttgaaacggccctgggtgtgtgactgagagtTGAAGGATCTAACTTGTAtcacataccataccattttatttataaagcgcattcaacaaggcattacaaccaaacaaggcgctgtacactaaaaatgttagctaATTAAACCGGCGTCGGACAGTCATGTAGAACAGAGATAAAGGGTAAaatggaaaaacaacaaaattcctagaactaacagttaaaaatcaataaaacacagggagaatataaaaaataagaaaaacatttaaaaaaagaaccccaataatacggaagttgatattgtgaattccatttttaaacaatgcagttGTAAGTGAGgtgcataattatgtggtataagctaggttgaagtagtgagttttcatgcgtgatttaaaaactgctagctgttggtgcttgcctcactagtagtggtaatgcgttccaagtataaatatgacatgtgtataacttgttgttttatacaggtaaaaacgtgtagtggagataaatctacctacattttactttgttgtcttgtttttattgaactatttcctgtctgtctctcatcttcctgcatctcctctaaactctccagacaaactgctgcctggattcttactttttcacctcatcagttacttctgagcagttcaaagggatctcctgaacgcagagcggagagcgcgtttcgatgctgcgacagtgaggtgaaatcaccgcagcacacgatgagcggagcgcgtcaggaacgattTAAAGACAGGGTACCAGAGGATAGAAACACAtgtgaacgatcatgtgttaataataatgttttgtttcgCCACCTTGACAATGCATCGTGCGCCagacgcagcgggcgcaccaacgatcagcgctctgcgtcctctccgctcaacagagccccgctacgctgagagtccataaatattgtaatataggcagaaactggatctttccctgaaagatatctagcccccataattcgatccctgctcctggatgaaaaaccggaccttTTGATCCATGTAggtaaccccccaccccctccggacagagagtgaaaagtggacatgtccgggggaaagaggacgtacggtcaccctagttaaaACACCAACCTTTGCCTCTTGATTTAAGAGCTGCAGTTCTGGGTTTTTTGACTCTCTGCCCTTGTTGATTAGGATTTGCTGATGCAAAACTTGAACTGGACACGGCATCCTGATGCTCAGTGGACGTTTCTTCTCCATCTGAAGGCTGTGATGTCACTGTAGGGGAACAAGTAAGCCATATAAAAGCTGCGATAGTTGGAGAACTTATACTAAATGTAAGGCTACAATCATCACTGTAGAAGTTACCAGAACTCTGATGCGGCTCCTCCTGTTTGAATGTTTTAGTTATTGATGAACTCTTCCAAGAGCCATTATTTCTCTGCAGGGCTGTGATCCGGTTTCTGACGTAGTCCTTCACACCTTTCCAGGAGCGGTTCCTCAGGGCCCGGGGCTCAGCCTCGAGGCACCGAACACAGTCGTCTTTATGAGGCAACTTGTGCTCAGTAATGAAACGCATCAGGTGTTTCTCCACAGCTCGGACCTCTGCTTCGTCCCATTTAAGCTTGGCTTTATGCTGAAAGCCTGCAAGGAGGGGAGAAAAAAATCATGTAAGTTTAAAACAATTTGTGCAAACGTTTAAAGAAAATTCAATCAATTTTTATGAATCAACCTAATCATGTTGATGTTTTCTCTGTCAGTCAAATCCGGACACTGACTTGGCCACCTGGAGCAGTGAAACATTAGACATGTCCTAAAAAATACATGCACTACATTATCAAATTTGTTTGCTTGGTtccgtttatttattttgtttacatGTCCAAACGAGACAGTTTACAGATTTGAATCTCAAGTATTTTGGTTTGCCCTGTTTTGAGCTGCAGCGTTAGTATTTAGCACCTTGCGATATTTCTTAGCCCTTTCGGGTTTATTGGTGTCATTTTTAAccgtttttctctcttatttcctGGCAGTGCAATCTTTAACACGTATTTATATGCGTTACTGTTTATGCTTTTAGATGGTTCCTTAGTTTAAAGCCGTTTCTGTTGTCGTCTGAGCCTTGAGCTCgttttgtgcagcactttggttagctaccATGGTATTTTAAACTGTGCTTTGTAAAGAAATTGGTGTGGTATTTAGAAATGTTtttgatcttttgttttgctttATTGGTGCAAAAATTTGTAAACATATTCCTTTGTACATCCTGACTTTACAACGTTCTAAATAACTTACGTAAAATTAAGTAATTATTTAGTTAGCTTAGATTTCGATTGTATCAAGGCAAATGTAAAAAACGAAATTCACAGAGAAAGTACCATCCCCATCAACAGTTCGTTGCATGTAGATTAACTCAAAGAAATAACCAAACCGTAGCCAATTTATTTTTCGTGCTGATTTTAGGAGTGCTCGTTCCGAAACG from Nothobranchius furzeri strain GRZ-AD chromosome 10, NfurGRZ-RIMD1, whole genome shotgun sequence includes the following:
- the LOC139061624 gene encoding uncharacterized protein; this translates as MGFQHKAKLKWDEAEVRAVEKHLMRFITEHKLPHKDDCVRCLEAEPRALRNRSWKGVKDYVRNRITALQRNNGSWKSSSITKTFKQEEPHQSSVTSQPSDGEETSTEHQDAVSSSSFASANPNQQGQRVKKPRTAALKSRGKGSHLKTKFKWDEAEVYAVEKHLMDFITEQRLPHKDDCMRCLGAEPQALGNRSWKGVKDYVRNRITALQRQSGFSRK